In Mus musculus strain C57BL/6J chromosome 9, GRCm38.p6 C57BL/6J, one genomic interval encodes:
- the Zmynd10 gene encoding zinc finger MYND domain-containing protein 10 isoform 1 (isoform 1 is encoded by transcript variant 1), with product MGDLELLLPGEAEVLVRGLRSFQLREMGSEGWNKQHESLEKLNMQAILDATISQAEPIQELLINHGKIPTLVEELIAVEMWKQKVFPVLCRLEDFKPQNTFPIYMVVHHEASIINLLETVFFHKEVCESADDKVLDLVDYCHRKLILLVARKGGGDLSEEEQFQDSTPMQELQKQAEMMEFEISLKALSVLRYITDCVDSLSLSTLNRMLRTHNLPCLLVELLEHSPWSRRVGGKLQHFESGRWQTVAPSEQQKLNKLDGQVWIALYNLLLSPEARARYCLTSFAKGQLLKLQAFLTDTLLDQLPNLADLKGFLAHLSLAETQPPKKDLVLEQIPEIWDRLERENKGKWQAIAKHQLQHVFSLSEKDLRQQAQRWAETYRLDVLEAVAPERPRCGYCNAEASKRCSRCQNVWYCCRECQVKHWEKHGKTCVLAAQGDRAK from the exons ATGGGTGACCTGGAACTGCTGCTGCCTGGGGAGGCTGAGGTGCTGGTGCGGGGCCTGCGCAGCTTCCAGCTTCGGGAGATGGGCTCTGAAGG GTGGAATAAGCAGCATGAGAGCCTGGAGAAGCTGAACATGCAAGCCATCCTTGATGCAACTATCAGCCAGGCTGAGCCCATCCAGGAACTGCTAATCAACCATGGGAAG ATCCCAACGCTGGTGGAGGAGCTGATTGCGGTGGAGATGTGGAAACAGAAGGTTTTCCCTGTGCTGTGCCGGCTGGAGGACTTCAAGCCCCAGAATACCTTCCCCATATACATGGTG GTACACCATGAGGCCTCCATCATCAATCTCCTAGAGACAGTGTTCTTCCACAAG GAGGTGTGTGAGTCAGCTGATGACAAGGTCTTGGACCTAGTAGACTATTGCCACCGCAAGCTGATACTGCTAGTGGCCCGGAAAGGCGGTGGTGACCTGTCTGAAGAAGAACAGTTCCAGGACAGTACCCCTATGCAA GAGCTGCAAAAGCAGGCGGAGATGATGGAATTTGAGATATCCCTGAAAGCCCTCTCGGTGCTTCGCTACATCACAGACTGCGTGGATAG CCTTTCCCTGAGCACACTGAACCGCATGCTCAGGACTCACAACTTGCCCTGCCTCTTGGTGGAACTGCTGGAGCACAGTCCCTGGAGCCGGCGGGTAGGAG gCAAGCTGCAGCATTTTGAGAGTGGCCGATGGCAGACGGTGGCCCCCTCAGAGCAGCAAAAGCTGAATAAACTGGATGGGCAAGTATGGATCGCCCTGTACAATCTACTGCTCAGCCCTGAGGCCCGAGCCCGTTACTGCCTTACAAGCTTTGCCAAGGGACAGCTGCTTAAG CTTCAGGCCTTCCTCACTGACACACTACTCGACCAGTTGCCCAATCTTGCCGATCTGAAGGGTTTCCTGGCCCACCTGTCCCTGGCTGAAACCCAGCCCCCTAAGAAGGACCTAGTGTTAGAACAG ATCCCAGAAATCTGGGATCGcctggagagagagaacaaagggaAATGGCAGGCTATCGCCAAGCACCAGCTTCAGCACGTATTCAGCCTCTCGGAGAAGGATCTTCGTCAACAAGCACAGAG GTGGGCTGAAACCTACAGGCTGGATGTCCTAGAGGCAGTAGCTCCGGAGAGGCCCCGCTGCGGCTACTGCAACGCAGAGGCCTCCAAGCGCTGCTCCAGATGCCAGAATGTGTGGTATTGCTGCAG GGAGTGTCAAGTCAAGCACTGGGAGAAGCACGGAAAGACATGTGTTCTAGCAGCCCAAGGTGACAGAGCCAAGTGA
- the Zmynd10 gene encoding zinc finger MYND domain-containing protein 10 isoform X3 — MAPVPLWPQDRIMVVFSRIQPHPHSRCTSGHPMYIHPFGGRWNKQHESLEKLNMQAILDATISQAEPIQELLINHGKIPTLVEELIAVEMWKQKVFPVLCRLEDFKPQNTFPIYMVVHHEASIINLLETVFFHKEVCESADDKVLDLVDYCHRKLILLVARKGGGDLSEEEQFQDSTPMQELQKQAEMMEFEISLKALSVLRYITDCVDSLSLSTLNRMLRTHNLPCLLVELLEHSPWSRRVGGKLQHFESGRWQTVAPSEQQKLNKLDGQVWIALYNLLLSPEARARYCLTSFAKGQLLKLQAFLTDTLLDQLPNLADLKGFLAHLSLAETQPPKKDLVLEQIPEIWDRLERENKGKWQAIAKHQLQHVFSLSEKDLRQQAQRWAETYRLDVLEAVAPERPRCGYCNAEASKRCSRCQNVWYCCRECQVKHWEKHGKTCVLAAQGDRAK, encoded by the exons ATGGCCCCCGTGCCCCTCTGGCCCCAGGACAGGATCATGGTAGTCTTCAGTAGGATCCAACCCCACCCTCACTCCCGTTGCACATCTGGTCACCCAATGTACATACATCCCTTCGGGGGCAGGTGGAATAAGCAGCATGAGAGCCTGGAGAAGCTGAACATGCAAGCCATCCTTGATGCAACTATCAGCCAGGCTGAGCCCATCCAGGAACTGCTAATCAACCATGGGAAG ATCCCAACGCTGGTGGAGGAGCTGATTGCGGTGGAGATGTGGAAACAGAAGGTTTTCCCTGTGCTGTGCCGGCTGGAGGACTTCAAGCCCCAGAATACCTTCCCCATATACATGGTG GTACACCATGAGGCCTCCATCATCAATCTCCTAGAGACAGTGTTCTTCCACAAG GAGGTGTGTGAGTCAGCTGATGACAAGGTCTTGGACCTAGTAGACTATTGCCACCGCAAGCTGATACTGCTAGTGGCCCGGAAAGGCGGTGGTGACCTGTCTGAAGAAGAACAGTTCCAGGACAGTACCCCTATGCAA GAGCTGCAAAAGCAGGCGGAGATGATGGAATTTGAGATATCCCTGAAAGCCCTCTCGGTGCTTCGCTACATCACAGACTGCGTGGATAG CCTTTCCCTGAGCACACTGAACCGCATGCTCAGGACTCACAACTTGCCCTGCCTCTTGGTGGAACTGCTGGAGCACAGTCCCTGGAGCCGGCGGGTAGGAG gCAAGCTGCAGCATTTTGAGAGTGGCCGATGGCAGACGGTGGCCCCCTCAGAGCAGCAAAAGCTGAATAAACTGGATGGGCAAGTATGGATCGCCCTGTACAATCTACTGCTCAGCCCTGAGGCCCGAGCCCGTTACTGCCTTACAAGCTTTGCCAAGGGACAGCTGCTTAAG CTTCAGGCCTTCCTCACTGACACACTACTCGACCAGTTGCCCAATCTTGCCGATCTGAAGGGTTTCCTGGCCCACCTGTCCCTGGCTGAAACCCAGCCCCCTAAGAAGGACCTAGTGTTAGAACAG ATCCCAGAAATCTGGGATCGcctggagagagagaacaaagggaAATGGCAGGCTATCGCCAAGCACCAGCTTCAGCACGTATTCAGCCTCTCGGAGAAGGATCTTCGTCAACAAGCACAGAG GTGGGCTGAAACCTACAGGCTGGATGTCCTAGAGGCAGTAGCTCCGGAGAGGCCCCGCTGCGGCTACTGCAACGCAGAGGCCTCCAAGCGCTGCTCCAGATGCCAGAATGTGTGGTATTGCTGCAG GGAGTGTCAAGTCAAGCACTGGGAGAAGCACGGAAAGACATGTGTTCTAGCAGCCCAAGGTGACAGAGCCAAGTGA
- the Zmynd10 gene encoding zinc finger MYND domain-containing protein 10 isoform 3 (isoform 3 is encoded by transcript variant 3): MQAILDATISQAEPIQELLINHGKIPTLVEELIAVEMWKQKVFPVLCRLEDFKPQNTFPIYMVVHHEASIINLLETVFFHKEVCESADDKVLDLVDYCHRKLILLVARKGGGDLSEEEQFQDSTPMQELQKQAEMMEFEISLKALSVLRYITDCVDSLSLSTLNRMLRTHNLPCLLVELLEHSPWSRRVGGKLQHFESGRWQTVAPSEQQKLNKLDGQVWIALYNLLLSPEARARYCLTSFAKGQLLKLQAFLTDTLLDQLPNLADLKGFLAHLSLAETQPPKKDLVLEQIPEIWDRLERENKGKWQAIAKHQLQHVFSLSEKDLRQQAQRWAETYRLDVLEAVAPERPRCGYCNAEASKRCSRCQNVWYCCRECQVKHWEKHGKTCVLAAQGDRAK; this comes from the exons ATGCAAGCCATCCTTGATGCAACTATCAGCCAGGCTGAGCCCATCCAGGAACTGCTAATCAACCATGGGAAG ATCCCAACGCTGGTGGAGGAGCTGATTGCGGTGGAGATGTGGAAACAGAAGGTTTTCCCTGTGCTGTGCCGGCTGGAGGACTTCAAGCCCCAGAATACCTTCCCCATATACATGGTG GTACACCATGAGGCCTCCATCATCAATCTCCTAGAGACAGTGTTCTTCCACAAG GAGGTGTGTGAGTCAGCTGATGACAAGGTCTTGGACCTAGTAGACTATTGCCACCGCAAGCTGATACTGCTAGTGGCCCGGAAAGGCGGTGGTGACCTGTCTGAAGAAGAACAGTTCCAGGACAGTACCCCTATGCAA GAGCTGCAAAAGCAGGCGGAGATGATGGAATTTGAGATATCCCTGAAAGCCCTCTCGGTGCTTCGCTACATCACAGACTGCGTGGATAG CCTTTCCCTGAGCACACTGAACCGCATGCTCAGGACTCACAACTTGCCCTGCCTCTTGGTGGAACTGCTGGAGCACAGTCCCTGGAGCCGGCGGGTAGGAG gCAAGCTGCAGCATTTTGAGAGTGGCCGATGGCAGACGGTGGCCCCCTCAGAGCAGCAAAAGCTGAATAAACTGGATGGGCAAGTATGGATCGCCCTGTACAATCTACTGCTCAGCCCTGAGGCCCGAGCCCGTTACTGCCTTACAAGCTTTGCCAAGGGACAGCTGCTTAAG CTTCAGGCCTTCCTCACTGACACACTACTCGACCAGTTGCCCAATCTTGCCGATCTGAAGGGTTTCCTGGCCCACCTGTCCCTGGCTGAAACCCAGCCCCCTAAGAAGGACCTAGTGTTAGAACAG ATCCCAGAAATCTGGGATCGcctggagagagagaacaaagggaAATGGCAGGCTATCGCCAAGCACCAGCTTCAGCACGTATTCAGCCTCTCGGAGAAGGATCTTCGTCAACAAGCACAGAG GTGGGCTGAAACCTACAGGCTGGATGTCCTAGAGGCAGTAGCTCCGGAGAGGCCCCGCTGCGGCTACTGCAACGCAGAGGCCTCCAAGCGCTGCTCCAGATGCCAGAATGTGTGGTATTGCTGCAG GGAGTGTCAAGTCAAGCACTGGGAGAAGCACGGAAAGACATGTGTTCTAGCAGCCCAAGGTGACAGAGCCAAGTGA
- the Zmynd10 gene encoding zinc finger MYND domain-containing protein 10 isoform X2, giving the protein MGDLELLLPGEAEVLVRGLRSFQLREMGSEGWNKQHESLEKLNMQAILDATISQAEPIQELLINHGKIPTLVEELIAVEMWKQKVFPVLCRLEDFKPQNTFPIYMVVHHEASIINLLETVFFHKEVCESADDKVLDLVDYCHRKLILLVARKGGGDLSEEEQFQDSTPMQVSYGFLDLTKSRCEFSPASTGRVNAMCLCPYPPLPHHQELQKQAEMMEFEISLKALSVLRYITDCVDSLSLSTLNRMLRTHNLPCLLVELLEHSPWSRRVGGKLQHFESGRWQTVAPSEQQKLNKLDGQVWIALYNLLLSPEARARYCLTSFAKGQLLKLQAFLTDTLLDQLPNLADLKGFLAHLSLAETQPPKKDLVLEQIPEIWDRLERENKGKWQAIAKHQLQHVFSLSEKDLRQQAQRWAETYRLDVLEAVAPERPRCGYCNAEASKRCSRCQNVWYCCRECQVKHWEKHGKTCVLAAQGDRAK; this is encoded by the exons ATGGGTGACCTGGAACTGCTGCTGCCTGGGGAGGCTGAGGTGCTGGTGCGGGGCCTGCGCAGCTTCCAGCTTCGGGAGATGGGCTCTGAAGG GTGGAATAAGCAGCATGAGAGCCTGGAGAAGCTGAACATGCAAGCCATCCTTGATGCAACTATCAGCCAGGCTGAGCCCATCCAGGAACTGCTAATCAACCATGGGAAG ATCCCAACGCTGGTGGAGGAGCTGATTGCGGTGGAGATGTGGAAACAGAAGGTTTTCCCTGTGCTGTGCCGGCTGGAGGACTTCAAGCCCCAGAATACCTTCCCCATATACATGGTG GTACACCATGAGGCCTCCATCATCAATCTCCTAGAGACAGTGTTCTTCCACAAG GAGGTGTGTGAGTCAGCTGATGACAAGGTCTTGGACCTAGTAGACTATTGCCACCGCAAGCTGATACTGCTAGTGGCCCGGAAAGGCGGTGGTGACCTGTCTGAAGAAGAACAGTTCCAGGACAGTACCCCTATGCAAGTAAGCTACGGTTTCCTGGACTTAACAAAATCTCGATGTGagttctctccagcctccacaggcaGGGTGAATGCTATGTGCCTGTGCCCCTACCCCCCTCTCCCGCACCATCAGGAGCTGCAAAAGCAGGCGGAGATGATGGAATTTGAGATATCCCTGAAAGCCCTCTCGGTGCTTCGCTACATCACAGACTGCGTGGATAG CCTTTCCCTGAGCACACTGAACCGCATGCTCAGGACTCACAACTTGCCCTGCCTCTTGGTGGAACTGCTGGAGCACAGTCCCTGGAGCCGGCGGGTAGGAG gCAAGCTGCAGCATTTTGAGAGTGGCCGATGGCAGACGGTGGCCCCCTCAGAGCAGCAAAAGCTGAATAAACTGGATGGGCAAGTATGGATCGCCCTGTACAATCTACTGCTCAGCCCTGAGGCCCGAGCCCGTTACTGCCTTACAAGCTTTGCCAAGGGACAGCTGCTTAAG CTTCAGGCCTTCCTCACTGACACACTACTCGACCAGTTGCCCAATCTTGCCGATCTGAAGGGTTTCCTGGCCCACCTGTCCCTGGCTGAAACCCAGCCCCCTAAGAAGGACCTAGTGTTAGAACAG ATCCCAGAAATCTGGGATCGcctggagagagagaacaaagggaAATGGCAGGCTATCGCCAAGCACCAGCTTCAGCACGTATTCAGCCTCTCGGAGAAGGATCTTCGTCAACAAGCACAGAG GTGGGCTGAAACCTACAGGCTGGATGTCCTAGAGGCAGTAGCTCCGGAGAGGCCCCGCTGCGGCTACTGCAACGCAGAGGCCTCCAAGCGCTGCTCCAGATGCCAGAATGTGTGGTATTGCTGCAG GGAGTGTCAAGTCAAGCACTGGGAGAAGCACGGAAAGACATGTGTTCTAGCAGCCCAAGGTGACAGAGCCAAGTGA
- the Zmynd10 gene encoding zinc finger MYND domain-containing protein 10 isoform X4 encodes MQAILDATISQAEPIQELLINHGKIPTLVEELIAVEMWKQKVFPVLCRLEDFKPQNTFPIYMVVHHEASIINLLETVFFHKEVCESADDKVLDLVDYCHRKLILLVARKGGGDLSEEEQFQDSTPMQVSYGFLDLTKSRCEFSPASTGRVNAMCLCPYPPLPHHQELQKQAEMMEFEISLKALSVLRYITDCVDSLSLSTLNRMLRTHNLPCLLVELLEHSPWSRRVGGKLQHFESGRWQTVAPSEQQKLNKLDGQVWIALYNLLLSPEARARYCLTSFAKGQLLKLQAFLTDTLLDQLPNLADLKGFLAHLSLAETQPPKKDLVLEQIPEIWDRLERENKGKWQAIAKHQLQHVFSLSEKDLRQQAQRWAETYRLDVLEAVAPERPRCGYCNAEASKRCSRCQNVWYCCRECQVKHWEKHGKTCVLAAQGDRAK; translated from the exons ATGCAAGCCATCCTTGATGCAACTATCAGCCAGGCTGAGCCCATCCAGGAACTGCTAATCAACCATGGGAAG ATCCCAACGCTGGTGGAGGAGCTGATTGCGGTGGAGATGTGGAAACAGAAGGTTTTCCCTGTGCTGTGCCGGCTGGAGGACTTCAAGCCCCAGAATACCTTCCCCATATACATGGTG GTACACCATGAGGCCTCCATCATCAATCTCCTAGAGACAGTGTTCTTCCACAAG GAGGTGTGTGAGTCAGCTGATGACAAGGTCTTGGACCTAGTAGACTATTGCCACCGCAAGCTGATACTGCTAGTGGCCCGGAAAGGCGGTGGTGACCTGTCTGAAGAAGAACAGTTCCAGGACAGTACCCCTATGCAAGTAAGCTACGGTTTCCTGGACTTAACAAAATCTCGATGTGagttctctccagcctccacaggcaGGGTGAATGCTATGTGCCTGTGCCCCTACCCCCCTCTCCCGCACCATCAGGAGCTGCAAAAGCAGGCGGAGATGATGGAATTTGAGATATCCCTGAAAGCCCTCTCGGTGCTTCGCTACATCACAGACTGCGTGGATAG CCTTTCCCTGAGCACACTGAACCGCATGCTCAGGACTCACAACTTGCCCTGCCTCTTGGTGGAACTGCTGGAGCACAGTCCCTGGAGCCGGCGGGTAGGAG gCAAGCTGCAGCATTTTGAGAGTGGCCGATGGCAGACGGTGGCCCCCTCAGAGCAGCAAAAGCTGAATAAACTGGATGGGCAAGTATGGATCGCCCTGTACAATCTACTGCTCAGCCCTGAGGCCCGAGCCCGTTACTGCCTTACAAGCTTTGCCAAGGGACAGCTGCTTAAG CTTCAGGCCTTCCTCACTGACACACTACTCGACCAGTTGCCCAATCTTGCCGATCTGAAGGGTTTCCTGGCCCACCTGTCCCTGGCTGAAACCCAGCCCCCTAAGAAGGACCTAGTGTTAGAACAG ATCCCAGAAATCTGGGATCGcctggagagagagaacaaagggaAATGGCAGGCTATCGCCAAGCACCAGCTTCAGCACGTATTCAGCCTCTCGGAGAAGGATCTTCGTCAACAAGCACAGAG GTGGGCTGAAACCTACAGGCTGGATGTCCTAGAGGCAGTAGCTCCGGAGAGGCCCCGCTGCGGCTACTGCAACGCAGAGGCCTCCAAGCGCTGCTCCAGATGCCAGAATGTGTGGTATTGCTGCAG GGAGTGTCAAGTCAAGCACTGGGAGAAGCACGGAAAGACATGTGTTCTAGCAGCCCAAGGTGACAGAGCCAAGTGA
- the Zmynd10 gene encoding zinc finger MYND domain-containing protein 10 isoform X1, whose amino-acid sequence MAPVPLWPQDRIMVVFSRIQPHPHSRCTSGHPMYIHPFGGRWNKQHESLEKLNMQAILDATISQAEPIQELLINHGKIPTLVEELIAVEMWKQKVFPVLCRLEDFKPQNTFPIYMVVHHEASIINLLETVFFHKEVCESADDKVLDLVDYCHRKLILLVARKGGGDLSEEEQFQDSTPMQVSYGFLDLTKSRCEFSPASTGRVNAMCLCPYPPLPHHQELQKQAEMMEFEISLKALSVLRYITDCVDSLSLSTLNRMLRTHNLPCLLVELLEHSPWSRRVGGKLQHFESGRWQTVAPSEQQKLNKLDGQVWIALYNLLLSPEARARYCLTSFAKGQLLKLQAFLTDTLLDQLPNLADLKGFLAHLSLAETQPPKKDLVLEQIPEIWDRLERENKGKWQAIAKHQLQHVFSLSEKDLRQQAQRWAETYRLDVLEAVAPERPRCGYCNAEASKRCSRCQNVWYCCRECQVKHWEKHGKTCVLAAQGDRAK is encoded by the exons ATGGCCCCCGTGCCCCTCTGGCCCCAGGACAGGATCATGGTAGTCTTCAGTAGGATCCAACCCCACCCTCACTCCCGTTGCACATCTGGTCACCCAATGTACATACATCCCTTCGGGGGCAGGTGGAATAAGCAGCATGAGAGCCTGGAGAAGCTGAACATGCAAGCCATCCTTGATGCAACTATCAGCCAGGCTGAGCCCATCCAGGAACTGCTAATCAACCATGGGAAG ATCCCAACGCTGGTGGAGGAGCTGATTGCGGTGGAGATGTGGAAACAGAAGGTTTTCCCTGTGCTGTGCCGGCTGGAGGACTTCAAGCCCCAGAATACCTTCCCCATATACATGGTG GTACACCATGAGGCCTCCATCATCAATCTCCTAGAGACAGTGTTCTTCCACAAG GAGGTGTGTGAGTCAGCTGATGACAAGGTCTTGGACCTAGTAGACTATTGCCACCGCAAGCTGATACTGCTAGTGGCCCGGAAAGGCGGTGGTGACCTGTCTGAAGAAGAACAGTTCCAGGACAGTACCCCTATGCAAGTAAGCTACGGTTTCCTGGACTTAACAAAATCTCGATGTGagttctctccagcctccacaggcaGGGTGAATGCTATGTGCCTGTGCCCCTACCCCCCTCTCCCGCACCATCAGGAGCTGCAAAAGCAGGCGGAGATGATGGAATTTGAGATATCCCTGAAAGCCCTCTCGGTGCTTCGCTACATCACAGACTGCGTGGATAG CCTTTCCCTGAGCACACTGAACCGCATGCTCAGGACTCACAACTTGCCCTGCCTCTTGGTGGAACTGCTGGAGCACAGTCCCTGGAGCCGGCGGGTAGGAG gCAAGCTGCAGCATTTTGAGAGTGGCCGATGGCAGACGGTGGCCCCCTCAGAGCAGCAAAAGCTGAATAAACTGGATGGGCAAGTATGGATCGCCCTGTACAATCTACTGCTCAGCCCTGAGGCCCGAGCCCGTTACTGCCTTACAAGCTTTGCCAAGGGACAGCTGCTTAAG CTTCAGGCCTTCCTCACTGACACACTACTCGACCAGTTGCCCAATCTTGCCGATCTGAAGGGTTTCCTGGCCCACCTGTCCCTGGCTGAAACCCAGCCCCCTAAGAAGGACCTAGTGTTAGAACAG ATCCCAGAAATCTGGGATCGcctggagagagagaacaaagggaAATGGCAGGCTATCGCCAAGCACCAGCTTCAGCACGTATTCAGCCTCTCGGAGAAGGATCTTCGTCAACAAGCACAGAG GTGGGCTGAAACCTACAGGCTGGATGTCCTAGAGGCAGTAGCTCCGGAGAGGCCCCGCTGCGGCTACTGCAACGCAGAGGCCTCCAAGCGCTGCTCCAGATGCCAGAATGTGTGGTATTGCTGCAG GGAGTGTCAAGTCAAGCACTGGGAGAAGCACGGAAAGACATGTGTTCTAGCAGCCCAAGGTGACAGAGCCAAGTGA